Proteins from a genomic interval of Ndongobacter massiliensis:
- a CDS encoding class I SAM-dependent methyltransferase, translated as MKHSYRIEQLIQAVPPSASVVDVGCDHGFVALGLAARNDIQQVLATDISAASLQKLRVVLPALPPAMRAKITTCVADGLVGLPWEKADAVVIAGMGGSLLCRILAAPQVRGVWKRAQLILLPHNDTDVVRRFLTEQRFIIAEEQVFFDGGHYYELLCARPLAPGETGPVYTPAEWQYGIQPIRRRDPALRAHLTQKVKTYRAILQNLPESSGRAQVRRQHLVQELDAARRLLSAMEPMDFLS; from the coding sequence TTGAAACACAGTTATCGTATTGAGCAATTGATTCAAGCCGTGCCGCCGTCGGCGTCCGTTGTGGACGTCGGCTGCGATCACGGCTTTGTTGCGCTTGGGCTCGCGGCGCGCAATGACATTCAGCAGGTTTTGGCAACGGATATCAGCGCAGCCTCCCTGCAGAAACTGCGAGTTGTTCTGCCGGCCTTGCCACCGGCAATGCGTGCGAAGATTACGACCTGCGTGGCGGACGGATTGGTCGGCCTTCCCTGGGAAAAAGCAGATGCCGTCGTCATTGCGGGCATGGGCGGATCGCTTCTATGTCGAATTCTTGCTGCACCGCAGGTGCGCGGGGTCTGGAAACGCGCGCAGCTTATTTTGCTTCCGCACAATGACACGGACGTGGTGCGCCGTTTTTTGACAGAACAGCGGTTTATCATTGCGGAAGAACAGGTATTTTTTGACGGCGGGCACTACTATGAGCTGCTTTGCGCGCGCCCGCTTGCCCCGGGGGAAACCGGTCCCGTCTATACGCCGGCGGAGTGGCAATACGGGATACAACCGATTCGGCGACGCGATCCGGCGCTCCGTGCGCATCTTACGCAAAAAGTGAAGACCTATCGTGCGATTCTACAGAACCTGCCCGAGAGCAGCGGACGCGCCCAAGTGCGAAGGCAGCACCTTGTGCAGGAACTGGATGCGGCGAGGCGGCTTTTATCCGCGATGGAACCAATGGATTTCCTGTCATAA
- a CDS encoding peptidase E — translation MIISIGGGEVSQNQTYDIDQFIVESSKKEKPNFLFIPTASKDAEPYIETINELYEGLGCKTDTLYLSNVEVSREEVQQKIEKADIIYVGGGNTAYMMEVWKQYAVDKTLMRAYKSGKVLSGLSAGSICWFIAGYSDSEFIEDIENPKQKWVKGLGIIPYLHCPHYDEPEYAGFDECYSGQVADAIAIENQVAVVWDDYEMNVIKSNPMKNAYRLSWSDTGLNKKVLF, via the coding sequence ATGATTATTTCTATTGGAGGCGGGGAAGTATCTCAAAATCAAACTTACGACATAGATCAATTTATTGTTGAGTCATCAAAAAAAGAAAAACCAAACTTCCTATTTATTCCTACAGCAAGTAAAGATGCTGAGCCATATATAGAGACTATCAATGAATTATATGAGGGTTTAGGGTGCAAAACTGACACCTTGTATTTATCTAATGTGGAAGTAAGTAGGGAAGAGGTTCAACAAAAGATTGAAAAAGCAGACATCATTTATGTTGGCGGTGGTAATACTGCTTATATGATGGAAGTTTGGAAACAATACGCTGTAGATAAGACCCTTATGAGAGCTTATAAAAGCGGGAAAGTACTGTCCGGCTTAAGTGCAGGTTCTATATGCTGGTTTATCGCAGGTTATAGTGATAGTGAGTTTATAGAAGATATTGAAAATCCAAAACAAAAATGGGTTAAAGGTTTGGGCATCATTCCTTATTTACATTGTCCTCATTATGACGAGCCTGAATATGCAGGCTTTGATGAGTGCTATTCCGGACAAGTAGCAGATGCGATTGCAATAGAAAATCAGGTAGCAGTTGTTTGGGATGATTATGAAATGAACGTTATCAAATCGAACCCTATGAAAAATGCTTATAGACTTTCTTGGAGTGATACAGGTTTGAACAAAAAAGTTTTGTTTTAA
- the rpoD gene encoding RNA polymerase sigma factor RpoD, which translates to MEAAVTFLFRKEKEEADPVPEKTLLEIVDSAQNVEFEILTRRGCIAGPTRLRLFENNAVLDKLFFGLKNEDPKSKLTEIEAPDYAFFLDQVRILEKRLVKDRSESVDETKLLEIQARTRLARRILSEELLTDVDLQGLQSEQGRRMSLASKRLSEEEMQVVQEWMRRGNRAAKKLAETNLRLVVSIAKRYVGRGMSFLDLIQEGNLGLMKAVEKFDYHRGFKFSTYATWWIRQAITRAIADQARTIRIPVHMVETINKLSRAQRQLLQELGRDPTNEEIAKEMNVDVERVRVIRKIAQEPVSLETPIGEEEDSHLGDFIEDETAIAPDEAANYTMLREELGEILSTLSDRERKVLELRFGLNDGVPRTLEEVGREFSVTRERIRQIEAKAIRKLKHPTRSKKIRDFLE; encoded by the coding sequence TTGGAAGCGGCGGTTACCTTCCTTTTCCGCAAGGAAAAAGAAGAGGCGGATCCGGTGCCGGAGAAAACGCTGCTTGAAATTGTCGACTCGGCGCAGAATGTGGAATTTGAAATTTTGACGCGTCGAGGGTGCATTGCCGGTCCGACCCGCCTGCGTCTTTTTGAAAATAATGCCGTCCTGGACAAACTGTTTTTCGGGCTGAAAAATGAAGATCCGAAGAGCAAGTTGACAGAAATTGAAGCGCCGGATTATGCGTTCTTTTTGGATCAGGTGCGCATTCTTGAAAAGCGATTGGTGAAAGATCGATCGGAGTCGGTGGACGAAACGAAATTGCTGGAGATTCAGGCAAGAACGCGTCTTGCCCGGCGAATTCTGTCGGAGGAGTTGTTGACGGATGTGGATCTGCAGGGGCTGCAATCCGAACAGGGGCGGCGCATGTCCCTTGCGTCCAAGCGACTGAGCGAAGAAGAAATGCAGGTGGTGCAGGAGTGGATGCGGCGCGGCAACCGCGCGGCAAAAAAACTGGCGGAGACGAATTTACGTCTGGTCGTTTCCATCGCCAAGCGTTATGTCGGCCGCGGGATGAGTTTTTTGGATCTGATTCAAGAGGGCAATCTGGGATTGATGAAAGCGGTGGAGAAGTTTGATTATCACCGCGGATTCAAATTTTCGACTTATGCAACGTGGTGGATTCGTCAGGCAATCACCCGCGCCATTGCGGATCAGGCGCGCACCATCCGCATTCCGGTGCACATGGTCGAGACCATCAACAAACTTTCGCGCGCGCAACGACAATTGTTGCAGGAATTGGGACGTGATCCGACCAACGAAGAAATTGCAAAGGAAATGAATGTCGATGTGGAGCGGGTGCGTGTGATCCGAAAGATTGCACAGGAGCCGGTTTCGCTGGAAACGCCGATCGGGGAAGAAGAAGATTCGCATTTGGGCGATTTTATTGAGGACGAGACGGCAATTGCGCCGGACGAGGCAGCCAACTATACGATGTTGCGCGAAGAGTTGGGCGAAATTCTTTCCACTCTGTCCGACCGCGAACGCAAAGTGCTGGAGCTGCGTTTTGGACTCAATGACGGAGTGCCGCGCACCCTCGAGGAAGTTGGACGCGAGTTTTCCGTCACGCGGGAACGCATTCGTCAGATTGAAGCCAAGGCCATCCGGAAGCTCAAACACCCGACGCGCAGCAAAAAGATTCGCGATTTTCTCGAATGA
- a CDS encoding Nif3-like dinuclear metal center hexameric protein, protein MKIQQAIDAWEAHVPLFLQESWDASGKQVGRFSQQWTGTIVALDLEEEVVTRALETGANLIFTHHPILFHPMQRMVEDDPRGALLLRTVESGLAVYACHTPLDCVAGGVNDVLADLFSLQDRAVLDPLDREKIIAESTGTSDQVVDTSPLSPDRKEFVGFSGMGRTGRITPRSLQELAQKAAQLLDSKTILFYGAENTRISRIAVVGGAGSEYWQAAKRAGCDCLLTADIKYHMALEAVAAGLCLIDLGHYASEFPVLTRVAQWMKALDATLPVTVVSQRSARLRQAITAQERP, encoded by the coding sequence ATGAAGATACAGCAAGCGATTGACGCCTGGGAAGCGCATGTTCCACTTTTTCTGCAGGAATCCTGGGATGCGAGCGGAAAACAGGTGGGTCGCTTTTCGCAGCAGTGGACCGGCACTATCGTGGCGCTGGACCTGGAGGAAGAGGTTGTGACGCGCGCCCTGGAGACCGGTGCGAATTTAATTTTTACGCATCATCCAATTTTGTTTCATCCGATGCAACGGATGGTCGAAGACGATCCCCGCGGTGCGCTTCTGCTTCGTACGGTGGAGAGCGGGCTTGCCGTCTATGCGTGTCACACGCCTTTGGATTGCGTGGCGGGTGGCGTCAATGATGTGCTGGCAGATCTGTTTTCACTCCAGGATCGTGCCGTTTTGGATCCCTTGGACAGAGAAAAAATTATTGCAGAATCGACGGGTACGTCAGACCAAGTGGTGGATACTTCCCCCTTATCGCCGGACAGGAAAGAGTTTGTCGGATTTTCGGGAATGGGTCGAACGGGACGAATCACGCCCCGTTCTCTCCAAGAGCTTGCGCAAAAAGCCGCACAGCTTTTAGATAGTAAAACGATTCTATTTTACGGTGCCGAAAATACGCGCATTTCGCGGATCGCGGTTGTCGGCGGAGCAGGCAGTGAGTACTGGCAAGCGGCGAAGCGCGCGGGATGCGATTGCTTGCTTACGGCAGATATCAAGTACCATATGGCACTGGAGGCCGTTGCGGCGGGGCTGTGTCTCATTGATTTGGGGCACTACGCTTCGGAGTTCCCCGTTTTGACTCGCGTGGCACAATGGATGAAAGCGCTGGATGCGACACTTCCGGTGACGGTCGTTTCGCAACGGTCGGCGCGTTTGCGACAAGCGATCACGGCGCAGGAGCGTCCGTAA